From the Pseudomonadota bacterium genome, the window AGTTCGTGGAGCGTTTTCCGGATTTCCCCGGGCGAAAGGTCAGCACTGTCTTCCGACATCCGGGTGGTCTGTTCCCGGGCAAGCGTTTCAGCCTTTTGCCGCAAATCAGCAGCGTCTTTTGGGTGGTTGTCCTGGTTTGTCATAGATTATCTCCAACATCTTTATATGGCAAAGTCCCGTTTATGCCGACAGGATGAGCTTTTTCTGCAGATCACCATCCAGATAGATCAGAAGGTTGCGGCAACTGATCAGATCCAACTTGAAAAAGAGCTTATACTTGATAACGTTCAGCTCGGAAAAGACCAGCATGTGGCCCGGCAGCATGGAGGCGCAACTATGCCCTATACTGTCCTCGACCTCAAAGACCTGCATACGCGTGTATCAACGGGCCTGGTCGTGTCTTCTTTGTCATACCACTTTCTACTATGATAAATTAAACATGTCATGGCAGATATGTCAATATAAAGGGTTTTTGGAATGCAGGGTAACCGCATTGGGACTTCATATAATTCTCTCGGAGATGAAACCAAGTGAATTCCCCCTTAGCAAAGGGGGTTAGGGGGTTGTTTAACGCCCGTTATCGCTGCCCTTAGGAATAGGAACGTGAAAAGGAAAGTTACGGTTGGTGTTTGTGATTGGGCAAACAATAGCCAAACCTGTACTTCGGTTAAAGAGGTCTTTGCTAACGACGTTTTAATATCAGGCTTGATTTAATTTTGAGTCGTCATATAATGATAAAAAAATAATATACATGAAACATATTGCCTAAATTTGTTTGAAATAAAGCATGTTATGATAGATATGTCAACATAAAGGGTTTTTTTAAATGTTAAATTTAGCTACTTTGCTGGAAAGCAGCACGCGGGAACGGCCTCATCATATTGCTGTTATTTATAATGAAATACGATTATCTTATGCGGCAGTTAATGCGGCAGCTAATCAAGTAGCAAACGGGCTTGTTGGTCTGGGTATTCAACCGGGTGACAAAGTTGCTCTTAGTTGTCTTAATTTGCCGTATTTCCCGATTGTTTATTATGGGATTCTTAAAACCGGTGCAGTAGTAGTCCCCTTGAATGTACTGCTCAAGCCGCGCGAAATTGCTTATCATTTGTCGGATTCCGATGCAAAAGCTTATTTTTGTTTTGAAGGAACAAAGCAGTTGCCAATGGGTGAAACAGGTTGGGATAGTTTTCAGAAAACTGATACCTGTGAGCACTTTATCCTTATGCAAAGAGATCCTGATGGACCTTCTTCTATTGCTAATACAAAAACATTAAGAGATCTGACAGGCAATCAGCCATCAACATTTCAAACGGTATCAACCGATGCAAACGATACTGCCGTTATACTTTATACAAGCGGCACTACCGGCAAACCCAAAGGAGCTGAACTCAGCCATGTAAATATGGTGCTTAACGCCCGGCTTAGCGATACTATGTATAAAGCACATGTTGATGATGTACACCTTGTTGTATTACCCCTTTTTCACTCTTTTGCGCAGAGCCTGCAAATGAACGCCGGGTTTTACAACTGTGCCACCATTTCATTAACACCACGCTTTGATCCGGATGAGGCATTGAAAATTATGCAGCGCGACAATGTCACCTTCTTTCAGGGTGTTCCTACTATGTACGTTGCTTTGCTTAATTATCCCGAAGCAGATAAATATGATCTTAAAAAAATAGCAGATACCTTACGATATTGCCTTTGCGGCGGTTCTGCCATGCCGGTTGAAGCTATGAAAGCATTCGAAAAAAGATTTAAGGTAAAAATCTATGAGGGATACGGCCTTACAGAAACAAGCCCTGCTGCTTCGTCTACTTTCAGTCTGAATTATAGGAAATACAAGCCGGGTTCGATTGGTGTTCCCGTATGGGGTGTGGAAATACGTATTGTGGATGAAAAAGATAATGATGTGCCTCTGGAAAAACCGGGCGAAATAGTTATTCGTGGGCACAATGTAATGAAAGGATACTATAAGAATCCTTTGGCAACCAAAGAAGCATTCAGAAACGGGTGGTTTCATACAGGTGATATTGGACGTTTTGATGAAGATGGTTATATTTATATCATAGACCGGGTTAAAGATATAATTATTCGCGGCGGTTTCAATGTCTACTCACGGGAAATTGAAGAAGTATTGTTGTTACATCCCGGTGTTGCTTTAGCAGCTGTTATTGGTGTTGCCCATGAAAAATACGGTGAAGAAATCAAAGCTTTTATCGTAAAAAAAGAAGGCGCAAAAACTACGGAAGAAGAAATCAAATCATGGGCGAAGGGAAATATGGCGGCGTATAAATATCCTCGTCATATAGAGTTTCGTGATACATTGCCCATGAGCGCAACAGGAAAAA encodes:
- a CDS encoding long-chain fatty acid--CoA ligase; amino-acid sequence: MLNLATLLESSTRERPHHIAVIYNEIRLSYAAVNAAANQVANGLVGLGIQPGDKVALSCLNLPYFPIVYYGILKTGAVVVPLNVLLKPREIAYHLSDSDAKAYFCFEGTKQLPMGETGWDSFQKTDTCEHFILMQRDPDGPSSIANTKTLRDLTGNQPSTFQTVSTDANDTAVILYTSGTTGKPKGAELSHVNMVLNARLSDTMYKAHVDDVHLVVLPLFHSFAQSLQMNAGFYNCATISLTPRFDPDEALKIMQRDNVTFFQGVPTMYVALLNYPEADKYDLKKIADTLRYCLCGGSAMPVEAMKAFEKRFKVKIYEGYGLTETSPAASSTFSLNYRKYKPGSIGVPVWGVEIRIVDEKDNDVPLEKPGEIVIRGHNVMKGYYKNPLATKEAFRNGWFHTGDIGRFDEDGYIYIIDRVKDIIIRGGFNVYSREIEEVLLLHPGVALAAVIGVAHEKYGEEIKAFIVKKEGAKTTEEEIKSWAKGNMAAYKYPRHIEFRDTLPMSATGKILKKDLRNWK